One Rhodopirellula bahusiensis genomic region harbors:
- a CDS encoding sulfite exporter TauE/SafE family protein: MWMLAGAVLTASLLGSMHCVGMCGPLAIWASGAGEKQPKSTVIWSTSLYHLGRLSTYVLAGLIAGTIGSLVEIGGETLGVQLAAARVVGTIMMALGIWKLWQIVSVNRATAKPVAPSRIGGVLVRLRPLIFKLPVAGRALTIGMLTTLLPCGWLYLFALVAAGTGRTLDGGLVMAAFWLGTVPALTALIAGTQSLSRRFTKFIPAAAAATLIITGGYTASGRGFADLNSLTDIRANVELDLYGSDSQQTLSELTETPLPCCCAEGIPCETPPE, translated from the coding sequence ATGTGGATGTTAGCCGGAGCCGTCCTAACGGCCAGCTTATTGGGCAGCATGCATTGCGTCGGCATGTGTGGACCGCTCGCGATTTGGGCCAGCGGTGCTGGTGAGAAACAACCGAAGTCGACCGTGATTTGGTCGACGTCGCTGTATCATCTTGGCCGATTGTCGACTTATGTTTTGGCCGGTTTGATTGCCGGCACCATTGGCAGCTTGGTCGAAATCGGTGGCGAAACGTTGGGCGTCCAGCTCGCCGCCGCCCGCGTGGTTGGCACCATCATGATGGCACTTGGAATCTGGAAGCTTTGGCAGATTGTTTCGGTCAATCGCGCCACCGCCAAACCGGTCGCGCCGTCTCGAATTGGCGGTGTTTTGGTTCGATTGCGTCCGCTGATATTCAAGCTACCCGTCGCCGGACGCGCACTCACGATCGGAATGCTGACAACGCTGCTCCCGTGTGGTTGGTTGTACTTGTTCGCCCTGGTTGCGGCGGGAACGGGCCGGACACTCGACGGTGGTTTGGTGATGGCCGCGTTTTGGTTGGGCACGGTTCCCGCGCTCACGGCTTTGATTGCCGGCACGCAGTCATTGTCCCGTCGATTCACCAAATTCATACCGGCGGCTGCCGCAGCAACACTGATCATCACCGGCGGCTACACCGCATCGGGAAGAGGCTTCGCGGATTTGAACTCTTTGACCGATATCCGAGCCAATGTGGAATTGGATTTGTATGGGAGCGACTCACAACAAACTCTTTCTGAGTTGACCGAGACACCGCTGCCATGCTGCTGTGCCGAAGGCATTCCCTGCGAAACGCCGCCGGAGTGA
- a CDS encoding FixH family protein, with amino-acid sequence MSSKNNPTPVMEEQQLAERRAKRFYISLVLLLFAIQFTIGGVAIKLAIGDPALAVVPDYHQAALNWDETRRASSASDRLGWDVDVIVSNVADAKGQRAISVELSDEHGEAIDDVNVAAKIYRHADAAAYQTIELPNTGDGRYLAMASMPKHGLWQLEMNIEGAGEPMTLTRTLELER; translated from the coding sequence ATGTCATCCAAAAACAATCCCACCCCAGTCATGGAAGAACAGCAACTCGCTGAACGTCGAGCCAAGCGATTCTACATTTCGCTGGTGCTGTTGCTATTCGCGATTCAGTTCACCATTGGCGGCGTCGCGATCAAACTCGCGATCGGTGATCCCGCTCTCGCGGTTGTCCCGGATTATCACCAAGCCGCTTTGAACTGGGATGAAACGCGTCGTGCATCCAGTGCGTCTGATCGTTTGGGCTGGGACGTCGATGTCATCGTTTCGAACGTTGCGGATGCCAAAGGCCAGCGTGCAATTTCGGTCGAACTCAGCGATGAACATGGGGAAGCCATCGACGATGTGAACGTCGCGGCCAAAATCTATCGGCACGCCGATGCCGCCGCGTATCAGACCATCGAATTGCCCAACACAGGTGATGGACGCTATCTGGCCATGGCGTCGATGCCGAAGCACGGACTTTGGCAACTGGAAATGAACATCGAAGGAGCGGGAGAACCGATGACATTGACCCGCACACTCGAATTGGAACGCTGA
- the ccoG gene encoding cytochrome c oxidase accessory protein CcoG yields the protein MSTRKLLPVFPPSPCQVCFAADRDGTSGGSGGSEPNEALLKPEEHVLSTLEADGSRRWLRPKLSMGEWWKRRRVIAYILMVVFVAIPHLRIGGKPLILLDIAAREFTVWGKTFYPTDTLVLALFLLSVLVSIVLITAVTGRAWCGWACPQTVYMEFLFRPIDRFFEGTAGKGGKPASGISPVWQIARFGVYLVLCMFLAHTFLAYFVGTEKLAQWVRTSPIDHPSAFLVMAATTGLMLFDFLFFREQLCLIACPYGRFQSVMLDEQSKIVAYDPVRGEPRIKGKRTHDEEQGIDLVRGKAAGDCVDCHQCVVVCPTGIDIRDGLQMECINCTQCIDACDDVMHKVGKPTGLIRFSSQDAIARKPKKMLRARTIIYPIILIGVFSGLAMAISSKSGFDARILRGRGAPFSLLGAKEVSNAFNLRLVNRTEIPQKYELSTDRSEVQIEIIDEDAQSLEPAESKLLPIRLNFPSSMTMGDGNEAIELTVKDDSGNERTISMKVLGPRR from the coding sequence ATGTCCACGCGAAAATTGTTGCCGGTGTTTCCACCCTCGCCTTGCCAGGTGTGTTTTGCAGCAGATCGCGACGGGACATCCGGAGGCTCAGGCGGGAGCGAACCCAACGAGGCGTTGCTCAAACCTGAAGAACACGTGCTAAGCACACTCGAAGCCGATGGCAGTCGGCGATGGTTGCGTCCGAAGTTATCGATGGGCGAGTGGTGGAAACGCCGACGCGTGATCGCTTACATCTTGATGGTTGTGTTTGTCGCGATCCCGCATCTGCGGATCGGTGGTAAACCACTGATCTTGCTGGATATCGCCGCCCGTGAATTCACGGTCTGGGGCAAGACCTTTTACCCGACCGACACGTTGGTTCTGGCGTTGTTCCTGCTCAGCGTGCTGGTGTCGATCGTCCTGATCACCGCCGTGACCGGTCGAGCCTGGTGCGGATGGGCCTGCCCGCAGACCGTCTACATGGAATTCCTGTTCCGCCCTATCGATCGATTCTTTGAGGGAACGGCGGGCAAAGGTGGCAAACCCGCCAGCGGAATCAGCCCGGTTTGGCAGATCGCACGTTTCGGCGTCTACCTTGTTCTCTGCATGTTTTTGGCCCACACGTTCTTGGCGTATTTCGTCGGCACCGAGAAACTCGCACAGTGGGTTCGAACTTCTCCGATCGATCACCCATCGGCTTTTTTGGTGATGGCTGCGACGACCGGATTGATGCTGTTTGACTTTCTATTCTTTCGAGAGCAACTGTGTTTGATTGCTTGCCCCTACGGAAGATTCCAGTCTGTCATGTTGGACGAGCAATCCAAAATCGTGGCCTACGATCCCGTCCGTGGTGAACCTCGCATCAAAGGCAAGCGAACCCATGACGAGGAACAAGGAATCGATTTGGTCCGCGGAAAAGCGGCCGGTGATTGCGTGGATTGTCACCAGTGTGTCGTCGTCTGCCCCACCGGAATTGACATTCGTGACGGATTGCAAATGGAGTGCATCAATTGCACACAGTGCATCGACGCCTGCGACGACGTGATGCACAAAGTCGGCAAACCAACGGGTTTGATTCGATTCAGTTCACAAGACGCGATCGCTCGCAAACCAAAGAAAATGTTGCGGGCCAGGACAATCATCTATCCGATCATCTTGATCGGAGTTTTCTCGGGTCTCGCGATGGCGATCTCGAGCAAGAGCGGTTTCGACGCAAGAATCCTTCGTGGACGCGGGGCACCTTTTTCGCTTCTCGGAGCCAAGGAAGTATCCAATGCGTTCAACTTGCGTCTAGTCAACCGAACCGAAATCCCGCAGAAGTACGAATTGTCCACCGATCGTTCTGAGGTGCAAATCGAGATCATTGACGAGGACGCACAAAGTCTAGAGCCCGCCGAATCGAAACTCTTGCCGATCCGATTGAATTTTCCCTCTTCCATGACAATGGGCGACGGAAACGAAGCCATCGAACTGACGGTCAAAGACGACAGCGGAAACGAACGCACCATTTCAATGAAGGTCCTGGGGCCACGCCGGTAA
- a CDS encoding cbb3-type cytochrome c oxidase N-terminal domain-containing protein — protein MSQVTNYDNAPKTDHAYDGIEEFDNPLPGWWKWLFVASIAFSPFYFLFYHSGAAGRSVEDRYGIALAENTRLQFAEIGDLTPDEATLASYMNKPNWVRVGQSVFKANCISCHGREGEGQVGPNLTDEYYKNVKNIEDIAKVIINGAGGGAMPKWSDRLHPNEIVLVSAYVATLRGKDIESNRGPEGKTIPPWPEPIEEEPETPEE, from the coding sequence ATGAGTCAAGTCACAAATTACGACAACGCTCCCAAGACTGATCACGCATACGACGGGATCGAAGAGTTTGACAACCCGTTGCCGGGTTGGTGGAAGTGGCTGTTCGTCGCTTCGATCGCGTTCAGCCCGTTCTACTTCTTGTTCTATCACAGCGGCGCAGCTGGCCGTTCCGTGGAAGACCGATACGGGATCGCGTTGGCCGAGAACACTCGCTTGCAGTTTGCTGAGATCGGTGATTTGACGCCCGATGAAGCGACCCTCGCCAGTTACATGAACAAACCCAATTGGGTTCGAGTCGGCCAATCGGTCTTCAAGGCCAACTGCATCTCTTGCCACGGCCGTGAAGGCGAAGGGCAGGTCGGTCCCAACTTGACCGATGAATACTACAAGAACGTGAAGAACATCGAAGACATCGCCAAGGTCATCATCAACGGTGCTGGTGGCGGAGCAATGCCGAAATGGTCCGATCGCTTGCATCCCAACGAAATCGTTTTGGTTTCTGCCTATGTCGCCACCCTTCGTGGCAAGGACATCGAAAGCAACCGCGGCCCCGAAGGCAAGACGATCCCACCGTGGCCAGAACCCATCGAAGAAGAACCTGAAACCCCCGAAGAATAA
- the ccoN gene encoding cytochrome-c oxidase, cbb3-type subunit I → MTFADHRCSWRLLLERCRIRVWMLFNYGNQRIEMATGTPTNGHGDAALSSDSGTEEVRLEQFQYDDGIVRLFATATIVWGIVATLVGLIVAVLLVLPSITGGLPWFTFARLRPLHTNAAIFAFAGNGIFAAVYYSTQRLCKARMWSDVLSRLHFWGWQLVIVLAAITLPLGITQSREYAELEWPIDLLIAVVWLFIFGGNFLMTLIKRRERHMYVALWFYIATIVTVALLHVFNNLVIPAGWFKGYSVYAGVQDAFMQWWYGHNAVAFFLTTPFLGLMYYFLPKAAERPVFSYKLSIIHFWSLVFIYIWAGPHHLHYTALPEWASTLGMLFSLMLWMPSWGGMINGLLTLRGAWHKVAADPVLKFFVVGVTFYGMATFEGPMLSIKSINAFTHYTDWTIAHVHAGALGWNGFMVFGMLYWLLPRLFQTKMWSDKLVSLHFWVGTIGILFYIIPIYAAGLMQGWMWRAMDDTGHLMYPDFIETTQEIVPLWWARVLGGVLYVSGMLMLGINAMMTWMGRPAEYENPVHTAPRLTKHYVDDTPEPHSPIEGAPVLEVGKKVSIWSQMGWHRRWERLPVRFTVFTTIAVVVATLFEVVPTFLIRSNVPTIATVKPYTPLELAGRHIFVSEGCYNCHSQMIRPIVSETKRYGEYSKPGEFIYDRPFQWGSRRIGPDLAREGGKQSSFWHWTHFENPENVSPGSVMPDYAHLLTEEMNYDAIAPHVEVAAYLGAEYTDEELNNTAEVAYKQAEYIAADIVAQGGPAKAYEKQAVALIAYLQRVGVDLFATEEPEAEAAAEEAGADSESTPEEAEPAGDEAAQIDRPDQDVLVLN, encoded by the coding sequence GTGACCTTCGCAGATCACCGCTGTTCATGGCGATTGCTGCTTGAGCGTTGCCGCATTCGTGTTTGGATGCTGTTCAACTACGGAAATCAGAGGATAGAAATGGCGACTGGTACGCCGACCAACGGTCATGGTGACGCTGCTTTGTCATCGGACTCAGGCACAGAAGAAGTCCGGCTGGAACAGTTTCAATACGACGACGGCATCGTCCGTTTGTTTGCGACCGCCACGATCGTTTGGGGCATTGTTGCCACTCTGGTTGGCTTGATCGTCGCGGTTTTGTTGGTGCTGCCGTCAATCACGGGCGGATTGCCATGGTTCACGTTCGCGCGACTGCGTCCGCTGCACACCAACGCGGCAATCTTTGCTTTTGCGGGCAACGGCATTTTCGCCGCGGTCTACTACAGCACCCAACGCCTTTGCAAAGCCCGAATGTGGAGTGACGTCCTCAGTCGCCTGCATTTTTGGGGCTGGCAACTCGTCATCGTCTTGGCGGCCATCACGCTGCCGCTCGGCATCACGCAGAGCCGCGAATACGCCGAACTCGAGTGGCCGATCGACTTGCTGATCGCTGTCGTTTGGTTGTTCATCTTCGGTGGCAACTTCTTGATGACATTGATCAAACGACGTGAACGGCACATGTACGTCGCGCTGTGGTTCTACATCGCCACGATCGTGACCGTCGCGTTGCTGCACGTGTTCAACAACCTGGTCATTCCAGCTGGTTGGTTCAAAGGCTACAGCGTTTACGCTGGTGTCCAAGACGCATTCATGCAGTGGTGGTACGGCCACAACGCGGTCGCGTTTTTCTTGACGACCCCGTTCCTGGGCTTGATGTACTACTTCTTGCCCAAGGCCGCTGAACGTCCGGTTTTCAGTTACAAACTCAGTATCATTCACTTCTGGTCGCTGGTCTTCATTTACATCTGGGCCGGTCCTCACCACCTGCACTACACCGCTCTGCCTGAATGGGCCAGCACACTGGGCATGCTGTTCAGCTTGATGCTGTGGATGCCTAGCTGGGGCGGGATGATCAACGGGTTGCTGACGCTGCGTGGGGCTTGGCACAAAGTTGCCGCCGATCCAGTCCTCAAGTTCTTCGTCGTGGGTGTCACGTTCTACGGGATGGCTACCTTCGAAGGCCCAATGCTTTCGATCAAGTCGATCAACGCGTTCACCCACTACACCGACTGGACCATCGCTCACGTTCACGCGGGTGCTTTGGGTTGGAACGGCTTCATGGTGTTCGGAATGCTGTACTGGCTGCTCCCGAGATTGTTCCAAACCAAGATGTGGAGCGACAAACTCGTCAGCCTGCACTTTTGGGTCGGCACCATTGGCATTCTGTTCTACATCATCCCCATCTACGCCGCTGGCTTGATGCAGGGTTGGATGTGGCGAGCCATGGATGACACCGGTCACCTGATGTACCCCGACTTCATCGAAACAACCCAAGAAATCGTTCCGCTGTGGTGGGCGAGAGTCCTGGGTGGCGTCCTGTATGTGTCCGGCATGCTGATGCTGGGAATCAACGCCATGATGACTTGGATGGGACGTCCCGCCGAGTATGAAAACCCGGTTCACACCGCACCTCGTCTGACCAAACACTACGTTGACGACACGCCTGAACCACACAGCCCCATCGAAGGTGCTCCCGTGCTGGAAGTGGGCAAGAAGGTCAGCATTTGGAGCCAGATGGGATGGCACCGACGATGGGAACGTTTGCCGGTTCGCTTCACCGTCTTCACGACCATCGCTGTGGTCGTGGCGACTCTCTTTGAAGTGGTTCCGACGTTCTTGATTCGGTCCAACGTCCCAACCATCGCGACGGTCAAACCGTACACACCTTTGGAATTGGCAGGCCGACACATCTTCGTCTCGGAGGGTTGTTACAACTGCCACTCGCAGATGATTCGCCCGATCGTTTCCGAAACCAAACGCTATGGTGAATACAGCAAGCCTGGTGAATTCATCTACGATCGACCGTTCCAGTGGGGCAGCCGCCGCATCGGGCCTGACCTCGCACGAGAGGGCGGAAAACAAAGCAGTTTCTGGCACTGGACTCACTTCGAGAATCCAGAGAACGTTTCCCCGGGAAGCGTGATGCCCGACTACGCCCACCTGCTGACTGAGGAGATGAACTACGACGCGATTGCTCCGCACGTCGAAGTCGCCGCTTATCTCGGTGCCGAGTACACCGACGAAGAGCTCAACAACACGGCGGAAGTCGCCTACAAGCAAGCCGAATACATCGCCGCTGACATTGTCGCACAGGGTGGTCCGGCGAAGGCTTACGAAAAGCAAGCCGTCGCATTGATCGCCTACCTGCAACGCGTCGGGGTCGATTTATTCGCGACGGAAGAACCCGAGGCGGAAGCCGCCGCGGAAGAAGCTGGTGCGGACTCGGAATCGACTCCCGAGGAAGCCGAACCAGCGGGAGATGAGGCGGCACAAATCGATCGCCCCGACCAGGACGTTTTGGTACTGAACTAG
- a CDS encoding sigma-70 family RNA polymerase sigma factor codes for MQLMDQDLSQLIARGTKDGFLTYDEVNAYLPDEDVNPEKLNSLLLALENRGIQLIEASEKKARDAAARRPAPNVRGLRSVEMGADEETPEQALANEVASQSFSSADLPKASEDPIRMYLSQMAEIPLLSREEEIALAKKIEITRKQYRRSLLETDYALRATVETLQKVHSGELPFDRTIKVSLTEQLTKEQISQRMPHNLRTLTDLIAKNKADFEILVRRSASPRLKAEVRKQFLRRRRKCLELVEELSLRSRRVTPLLHQLEKISGRMTFIRERLAELGNDAMSRDEAADLRQELRELMLVTQESPTSLHNRMSKVRRHFDQYESTKRELSAGNLRLVVSIAKKYRNRGLSFLDLIQEGNTGLMRAVDKYEYRRGFKFSTYATWWIRQAITRAIADQARTIRIPVHMIDVLSKLRQAQKRLTQTLRREPTYEDIAEATDVPIEEVRRVMDIGRHPVSLDRPVGEGEDSSFGEFVQDSETDNPVRIAASGMLRNKIDELLKTLTFREREIIRLRYGLVDGYSYTLEECGRIFKVTRERVRQIEAKAVAKMQSPSRAERLSSYLKPAA; via the coding sequence ATGCAATTGATGGACCAAGATCTTTCGCAACTCATCGCCCGCGGAACCAAGGACGGTTTCCTCACATACGATGAAGTCAACGCATACCTGCCCGACGAAGACGTCAATCCAGAGAAGCTCAACTCGCTTTTGTTGGCCCTGGAAAATCGCGGCATCCAACTGATTGAAGCCTCGGAAAAAAAGGCTCGCGACGCCGCTGCTCGTCGCCCCGCTCCCAATGTTCGCGGCTTGCGTTCAGTTGAAATGGGTGCTGACGAAGAAACCCCCGAACAAGCCTTGGCGAACGAAGTCGCGTCGCAAAGCTTCTCGTCCGCGGACCTGCCCAAAGCCAGCGAAGACCCCATTCGCATGTACCTCAGCCAAATGGCCGAGATCCCCTTGCTGTCTCGCGAAGAAGAGATCGCACTGGCGAAGAAGATAGAAATCACTCGCAAGCAATACCGTCGCTCGCTGTTGGAAACTGACTACGCTTTGCGAGCCACCGTCGAGACGCTGCAAAAAGTCCACTCGGGCGAACTTCCCTTCGACCGAACGATCAAGGTCTCACTCACCGAACAACTGACCAAAGAGCAGATCTCGCAGCGGATGCCGCACAACTTGCGAACGCTGACCGATTTGATCGCCAAGAACAAAGCGGACTTCGAAATCTTGGTGCGTCGCAGTGCTTCGCCACGTTTGAAAGCAGAAGTTCGCAAGCAATTTCTGCGTCGTCGTCGCAAGTGCTTGGAACTGGTCGAAGAACTGTCACTGCGGAGCCGCCGCGTCACGCCGCTGCTGCACCAACTCGAGAAGATCTCTGGCCGAATGACCTTCATTCGCGAGCGTTTGGCCGAACTTGGCAACGATGCGATGAGCCGCGACGAAGCCGCTGACCTTCGCCAAGAACTTCGCGAACTGATGTTGGTCACGCAGGAAAGCCCAACCAGCTTGCACAACCGCATGAGCAAAGTTCGTCGCCACTTCGATCAGTACGAATCGACCAAACGCGAACTCAGCGCCGGCAACCTTCGCTTGGTCGTTTCGATCGCGAAAAAGTACCGAAACCGCGGACTGTCGTTCTTGGACCTGATCCAAGAAGGCAACACCGGATTGATGCGAGCCGTTGACAAATACGAATACCGTCGCGGATTCAAATTCAGCACCTACGCAACATGGTGGATTCGCCAAGCGATCACCCGCGCTATCGCTGATCAAGCTCGCACGATCCGAATCCCAGTTCACATGATCGACGTGCTCAGCAAACTCCGCCAAGCACAAAAACGCCTGACGCAAACGTTGCGTCGTGAGCCAACATACGAAGACATCGCCGAAGCGACCGATGTGCCGATCGAAGAAGTCCGCCGCGTGATGGACATCGGACGTCACCCCGTCAGCCTCGACCGCCCAGTCGGCGAAGGTGAAGACAGCAGCTTTGGCGAGTTTGTCCAAGATAGCGAAACTGACAACCCTGTCCGGATCGCAGCCAGCGGTATGTTGCGGAACAAGATTGACGAGCTTCTCAAAACGCTCACCTTCCGCGAACGCGAAATCATTCGTTTGCGTTACGGTCTCGTCGACGGATACAGCTACACGCTCGAAGAATGCGGTCGGATCTTCAAGGTGACTCGCGAACGAGTCCGTCAAATCGAAGCCAAAGCAGTTGCGAAGATGCAAAGCCCATCGCGTGCAGAGCGTTTGTCGTCGTACCTCAAACCAGCTGCCTGA
- the dnaG gene encoding DNA primase, with amino-acid sequence MSSSTDFDVKERVRAATDIVDVIGHDLELRPQGRHFVARCPFHNDTRPSMTVNQERQSWKCWVCDIGGDIFSFVMQREGVDFPTALRSLAERAGIEIPEFNRGPKTQPGSPDDKATLMKAVDLVCRAYFDELANGKSNDAKLARDYLASRGIDDSNRELFKIGFAPDSWDFAVNLLKQNKFSEAVAQAAGVAIGRDGKSGCYDRFRGRLMFPIDNAQGQAISLGGRIIPAISDRIAEAKGDGSNGGAKYINGPETMLFRKSNELYGLHLARDAMRAADEVLVMEGYTDVVATRMAGIDHSVAVLGTALTASHVRVLKRFVNRVVLVLDGDDAGKRRAEEVLELFVTADADLRILTLPDGLDPADFLAQQSATNLLDMAGQSPDAMDHKLNRLTEGVDVTRDTHRVTTAIETMLGVLTKTPAKSDKTELKIDQLLVRMSQTFGLPVERLQRRLETLRQENAERERKQARYRKASPSNGPGKPTPSGQSRPQKPTAPAPSNASMDDFDPFAQAAMEDAASFGIDEGFDDYAPSGPSDFGASNQQRHGSQSGPARPQQPEQGAAITGVDRELFEILIESPEVAAMAVESVDPSWLHSNTAKMLLSAYQDLDLQGRDLDVDSVLVLLENDFLKNQIITLQERIEQRAGHVLDEPQLRYTAILTRFREREFDAEKIRQIEKLQSASLPEDEELAMLEQLFAAERIRQTPR; translated from the coding sequence TTGTCCTCTTCAACGGACTTCGACGTCAAAGAGCGAGTTCGCGCCGCGACCGACATCGTTGATGTCATCGGGCATGATCTGGAATTGCGTCCGCAGGGCCGTCACTTCGTTGCCCGCTGCCCGTTCCACAACGACACACGTCCGTCGATGACGGTCAACCAAGAACGCCAATCTTGGAAATGCTGGGTCTGCGACATCGGCGGGGACATCTTCAGCTTCGTCATGCAACGCGAAGGCGTCGACTTTCCGACCGCACTGCGAAGCTTGGCCGAACGAGCCGGAATCGAAATCCCCGAATTCAATCGCGGCCCCAAAACTCAACCGGGCAGCCCCGACGACAAAGCCACCCTGATGAAAGCGGTGGACCTGGTCTGCCGAGCCTACTTCGACGAACTGGCCAACGGAAAATCCAACGACGCCAAGTTGGCCCGCGACTACCTCGCTAGCCGCGGCATCGACGACAGCAATCGCGAATTGTTCAAGATTGGCTTCGCTCCCGACTCGTGGGACTTCGCCGTCAACCTGCTGAAACAAAACAAGTTTTCCGAAGCGGTCGCCCAAGCCGCCGGTGTTGCGATTGGCCGCGATGGGAAATCGGGTTGCTACGATCGCTTCCGAGGCCGATTGATGTTCCCAATCGACAACGCACAAGGCCAAGCCATCTCGCTAGGCGGCCGAATCATCCCCGCGATTTCCGACCGCATTGCGGAAGCCAAAGGTGACGGTTCCAACGGCGGAGCGAAGTACATCAATGGTCCCGAGACCATGTTGTTCCGCAAATCCAACGAGCTTTACGGATTGCACCTGGCTCGTGACGCGATGCGTGCCGCCGATGAAGTCCTTGTCATGGAAGGCTACACCGACGTGGTCGCGACTCGCATGGCGGGCATCGATCACAGCGTTGCCGTCTTGGGCACCGCTTTGACCGCGTCGCATGTCCGCGTGCTCAAACGCTTCGTCAATCGAGTCGTGCTGGTTCTCGATGGCGACGACGCAGGCAAACGTCGCGCCGAAGAAGTCCTCGAATTGTTCGTCACCGCCGACGCGGACTTGCGAATCCTGACGCTGCCCGACGGACTGGACCCAGCCGACTTCTTGGCTCAGCAATCCGCCACGAACTTGCTGGACATGGCTGGCCAATCCCCCGACGCAATGGACCACAAGCTCAATCGCTTGACCGAAGGCGTCGACGTCACGCGCGACACACACCGAGTCACCACCGCCATCGAAACCATGCTGGGTGTGCTGACCAAAACACCGGCCAAAAGCGACAAGACCGAACTGAAGATTGACCAGTTGCTGGTTCGCATGAGCCAAACGTTTGGACTTCCCGTCGAACGCCTGCAACGACGCCTCGAAACGCTGCGACAGGAAAACGCGGAACGCGAACGCAAACAAGCTCGCTACCGCAAAGCCAGCCCGAGCAATGGCCCCGGGAAACCCACGCCTTCCGGCCAATCAAGACCGCAAAAACCCACTGCACCGGCGCCTTCCAACGCGTCGATGGACGACTTCGATCCGTTCGCTCAAGCGGCGATGGAAGACGCGGCGTCGTTTGGAATTGACGAAGGCTTCGACGACTACGCTCCGTCAGGCCCAAGCGATTTCGGTGCGTCCAATCAGCAACGCCACGGCTCACAAAGCGGACCGGCACGACCGCAGCAGCCAGAGCAGGGCGCCGCGATCACGGGTGTCGACCGGGAACTGTTTGAGATCCTGATCGAGTCGCCCGAAGTCGCCGCGATGGCGGTCGAATCGGTCGACCCTTCGTGGCTACATTCCAACACTGCAAAGATGCTGCTGTCGGCTTACCAAGACTTGGATCTGCAAGGCCGCGACCTGGACGTCGACTCCGTGCTTGTCCTGCTCGAAAACGATTTTTTGAAAAATCAAATCATCACTTTGCAAGAACGAATTGAGCAACGAGCCGGCCATGTTTTGGACGAGCCACAACTGCGATACACCGCGATCCTGACTCGTTTTCGCGAACGTGAATTTGACGCCGAAAAGATCCGTCAAATTGAAAAATTACAATCTGCATCCTTGCCCGAAGACGAAGAGCTCGCGATGCTAGAACAACTGTTTGCTGCCGAACGAATTCGGCAAACGCCCCGCTAG
- a CDS encoding ABC transporter permease yields the protein MATATSSFDDPNPDSHHVAAATWGGRVRVWKKIFTTALSERLVYRGDFALGTLMRFLPIVTQIFLWWAIYDSIAASQAAEKMVESAVGGSELDPSTDAVQIGGFGFRDMVAYYLITMLARAFSSMPGLASGIALQIREGEIKRYLIQPIDLLSFLLINRIAHKVAYYAIAIAPFGLVFYLCRDYFVGGFPPPHLFIAFLGSLVMGFLIGFFLEAAIGMIGFWFLEVSSLLFLYMLFSFFLSGHMFPISLLPDSIEWFVNLLPLKYLAYFPAAVFLGKIPDEDLPMEMAIEAAWLTFFIVVCRWSYSRGVARYSGYGG from the coding sequence ATGGCGACCGCAACTTCGTCGTTTGACGATCCCAACCCGGATTCGCATCACGTTGCCGCAGCGACGTGGGGCGGTCGCGTGCGGGTTTGGAAAAAGATCTTCACCACCGCTTTGTCGGAAAGACTGGTGTACCGCGGGGACTTTGCCCTCGGGACGTTGATGCGGTTCTTGCCCATCGTCACTCAGATCTTTCTCTGGTGGGCGATCTACGATTCGATCGCTGCCAGCCAAGCGGCGGAAAAGATGGTCGAGTCAGCCGTTGGTGGATCAGAACTCGATCCTTCAACGGACGCGGTGCAGATCGGCGGGTTCGGTTTTCGAGACATGGTCGCGTACTACCTGATCACCATGCTGGCTCGGGCGTTTTCCAGCATGCCAGGATTGGCGTCTGGCATCGCCCTTCAAATTCGCGAAGGGGAGATCAAGCGTTACCTGATCCAGCCCATCGATTTGCTTAGCTTTTTGTTGATCAACCGGATCGCTCACAAGGTCGCTTACTACGCGATCGCGATCGCGCCATTTGGTTTGGTGTTCTATCTCTGCCGCGATTATTTCGTCGGAGGATTTCCGCCGCCGCACCTGTTCATTGCGTTTTTGGGATCGCTGGTGATGGGCTTTCTGATCGGTTTCTTTCTCGAGGCCGCAATCGGGATGATCGGATTCTGGTTCCTGGAAGTCTCATCGCTGTTGTTCCTGTACATGTTGTTCAGCTTCTTTTTGTCGGGGCACATGTTTCCGATTTCATTGCTGCCTGACAGCATCGAATGGTTCGTTAACTTGTTGCCTCTGAAGTACCTCGCTTATTTCCCCGCGGCTGTGTTCCTCGGCAAAATTCCCGACGAAGATTTGCCGATGGAAATGGCGATCGAAGCGGCTTGGCTGACGTTCTTCATCGTTGTCTGCCGCTGGTCCTATTCCCGCGGTGTGGCTCGCTACAGCGGTTACGGAGGTTGA